One Pyrofollis japonicus DNA window includes the following coding sequences:
- a CDS encoding ATP-binding protein gives MQSRFVDRKDELRWLEEHWRSGRAELLLVYGRRRVGKTRLLREFSKSHRVFYFVAEEVPEKLLLERLSKELAEFIGDELLAEHPFTSWRQFLLYLERIASKRTGVVIDEFQYAVSSSPALLSLLQNAWDTRLSDTGLFLVLAGSLVSFTEGVLSYRSPLYGRFTGVMKLRPLGPFETRCFVPSWDPGDALRLYGVFGGIPGYLVEIDPGSTLWDNIARLVLSPNARFLDEAKYLLREELREVTRYFAVLEAIARGATTYGEIASKSGIPAESLSKYLRVLEEMELIRREQPVVGKGRSRYIISDPFLRFWFRYVPAHRAAIELGLTERVVETVRRDFEENLMPIVWEEVAARIIAEKLKHGWLGITPTRIGKWWHRGTEIDIVVVDDSEKPLRILVAEAKWSSLSAREARRILDNLRAKAAHLPVKASTIHYVLAARELEEEPQLLGNEHTVTMKDYEELSRKACK, from the coding sequence TTGCAGAGTCGATTCGTTGACAGAAAAGATGAGCTGAGGTGGCTTGAGGAGCACTGGAGAAGCGGTAGGGCTGAGCTACTCCTCGTTTATGGGCGTAGGCGCGTAGGCAAAACCAGGCTCCTAAGGGAGTTCTCCAAGAGCCATAGAGTATTCTACTTTGTCGCCGAGGAGGTCCCGGAGAAACTGCTCCTAGAAAGGCTCAGCAAGGAGCTGGCGGAGTTCATCGGCGACGAGCTGCTCGCTGAGCATCCCTTTACTTCTTGGAGGCAGTTTCTCCTCTACCTGGAAAGAATTGCAAGCAAGAGAACCGGGGTCGTCATCGACGAGTTCCAATATGCTGTCTCATCTAGCCCCGCTCTGCTCTCACTACTCCAAAACGCCTGGGATACGAGGCTCAGTGACACGGGACTCTTCCTAGTACTTGCGGGAAGCCTCGTATCATTCACAGAAGGCGTGCTGTCCTATAGGAGCCCCCTCTACGGCCGCTTTACCGGGGTCATGAAGCTTAGGCCCCTAGGCCCCTTCGAGACTAGATGCTTTGTGCCGAGCTGGGACCCGGGTGACGCGCTCCGACTCTATGGGGTCTTTGGCGGCATCCCCGGCTACCTGGTAGAGATTGATCCAGGCTCAACGCTCTGGGATAATATCGCAAGACTGGTTCTCAGCCCCAATGCGAGATTTCTCGACGAGGCAAAGTACTTGCTTAGAGAAGAGCTGCGTGAAGTCACTAGGTATTTCGCGGTACTCGAGGCAATAGCCCGGGGAGCAACCACTTATGGCGAGATAGCCTCGAAGAGCGGTATCCCCGCAGAGAGCCTCTCCAAGTACCTACGCGTCCTCGAGGAGATGGAGCTTATTCGCAGAGAGCAACCAGTAGTAGGAAAGGGGAGATCAAGATACATTATATCAGACCCGTTCCTACGCTTCTGGTTCCGCTACGTCCCAGCCCACCGCGCGGCAATAGAGCTTGGGCTTACGGAGAGAGTCGTTGAAACCGTTAGGAGGGATTTCGAGGAAAACCTCATGCCGATTGTATGGGAGGAGGTAGCCGCAAGGATCATTGCCGAGAAGCTGAAACATGGCTGGCTAGGCATTACGCCGACAAGGATTGGCAAGTGGTGGCATAGGGGAACAGAAATAGACATTGTAGTGGTAGACGACTCTGAGAAGCCACTGCGAATACTAGTTGCTGAGGCAAAGTGGTCAAGCCTTAGCGCTAGAGAGGCGCGGAGAATCCTTGACAATCTGCGCGCGAAGGCTGCCCACCTCCCCGTGAAAGCCTCTACGATACACTATGTCCTCGCAGCCAGAGAGCTTGAAGAGGAGCCGCAGCTACTCGGAAACGAGCACACAGTAACCATGAAGGACTATGAGGAGCTCTCCCGAAAGGCTTGCAAATAA